The genomic stretch AGTGATGATGACGTTTTGCCCGCTCACTGGCACCGGCTTGTTCTTCCGCGCGCCCGATCGTGCTGCGAATGTCGATCGCCTTGAGCTGCTGCCCGTGGTCGAAACCACGTGGGGAAAATGGAAAGAGTTGTATCCTACGACCTCGGTCATTTCGCAGAATACCGGTTTCAACCGCGATTACACGGCATATCCCTACGGCAGTTACCGCTCCGAGCAAACCTCGCCGTTATTTCCGCTGCGCACGCGCAGTTACGACACGCGCTTTCAACCGAAACACATCGTGCTCGGTCTCATCGAAGGCGGTGTGCAGAAAGCCTATCCGTTCTCGAAATTGTCGGGCAAGCCCGTCGTTAACGATCAAATCAATGGCCGGCCAGTTTTGATTGTTTCGGATTTGTCCGCGAAGCTGGCGATACCGTATGAGCGCAACGTGAACGGCCAGCTTTTGAATTTCACTTTGAGCAGCACGAGTCCTTTTCAAATGACGGACAACGAAACGGGTAGCGCGTGGAATATCAAAGGCGAAGCGGTGTCGGGTTCGCTGGCGGGCACGAAGTTGAAGCAGATTCCGGCTTACAACGCTTTCTGGTTTGCGTGGTCGGTGTTTTGGCCGTCGACGCAGATCTTCGAATAGTTTCTTTAAAGTCGACTTCTTGCAGAAAAAGCAACGATTTTCCCAACGGATAGAAACAACGCAACTGATAAAAGCTTTTCATCCGTTGCGTTGTTTCTATCCGTTGGAATTTTTTAGGCCGGTTTGATTACGGCTCGTTGTGATGATGACATGAAAAAGTTACTGCTCGCGGTATTGGCCATTTTGTTGTTGTCGGTCGAGTCGTTTGCCGGCGCGTGGACTTTGCCCAAGAAAAGGCTGTGGCTCAAATCCGCGATTTTTTATCAATCCACCGACCGCCGTTTCTGCACGCAACAGGATGCGCTCTCGCCGGCTTTTCGCGAAGCCGGTTGCACTTCTGCAGGCCATCGCGCGCCGTTCGATCCGTTTATCGGTGGAGCAAGCGAAGCGGTGGCAATTTTTGCAGAAGCGGCTTATGGCGCCACCGGTTGGCTCGAAGTGGGCGTGCAAATTCCTTTTTATAGTTTGCAATTCACCAACCTCGCCAATCCGCGTCGGCCGCGCAGCAACAGTATTGGTGACGTTCGCTTTTTCACCAAGCTTCGTTTGCTGCAACAACCATTCGTGGCAAGCCTGACCGTTGGCGCCAAAAGTCCGGCGGGAAAATTCACCGTGGATGCCGAAGCCGTCAACGTCAGCGAAGGCCAGTGGGATTTTGACGTTCTCGGCGAAGTGAGCAGGTCGCTTTGGCCGTTGCGAGGTTACGTCAGTCTTGGTGTCGGGTATCGGATGCGAACGGACAACGACGCTTTCGAGCACACGATGGGTGATGAGCTGATGGCGCTTGCCGAGGCCAGCTACGAACTCAGCTCCCATGTGATGATCAAGAGCACATTGGATTGGCTGCGTGGCCAAGCGCCGCGGCTCAAAGTGAATAACGCGCCATTGTTAGAGCGCCGCGAGCTGCTGACGATCACGCCCAGCATGATCTACGCGCTGCGAGAAGGATTGAATCTGGAAGCGGCGGTTCGTTTCGCCCTCAGCGGCCAGGATTTTCCCGACGGCCATCAACTTATGGCTGCTGTTTCCTATGGTTTTTCTGTTCCATAACAACGTTTGATGTTTAACACGAGAGGTGAAGTTATGCTAACCCATTTTTTTCGGCGTCCGGCAAATTTCAAAAGAATGATCACAGCGTTGCTTGCCGCCGGAGCGATCGCATTCACAGTGCCGGCCCCGAGTCGCACCGCGATGCCGCCGGCGCGTCCCAACGGCATCGAGCATACGCTGTTCACGCAAGTGTTGGCCGATCACGTCAAAGATGGCGCGGTCGATTACAAAGCGATCAAAACCGATCCGCGCTTTCCGCAATATATCGCCGTGCTGCAAAAATCCAATCCCGAAGCTTTGACCGGCGAGGAGAAACTCGCGTTTTGGATCAACGCTTATAACGCCTTCACGATCCAATACGTGCTCGACAAATATCCGGTCAAAAGCTTGATGAACAAGCTGTCGTACGTCACCGGTGGCGGCACGTTCAAAACCAAATTCATCAAGATCAACAGCCGAAAATATTCATTGAATGATATTGAAAACGACATCATTCGTCCGATGGGCGACCCGCGCATTCACTTCGCGCTGGTGTGCGGCGCCAAAAGCTGCCCGCCGTTGCGTGCGGAGGCTTATGTGGCCGGCCGCTTGAGCGAGCAAATGAACGAACAGGGCCGCCTCTTCATAAGCCAATCCGACAAGAATCGTTTTGATTTTGAGAAGAACGAAATCGCCATTTCAAAAATCTTTGATTGGTTCAAGGACGATTTCCGCAAGAACGGCAAGTCCGAGTTGGAATTCATCAGCCACTATTTGCCGCCGGAGCAGGCGCAAAAACTGCTGGCGCGGTCGGCCACCATCAAAGTCAAGTATACCGAATATGATTGGGATTTGAACGAATAGCAGGAGGAAATTTCATGCAGGTGATTGCCGCCGACACTGCAACACGTGAAGATAGAATTCTTATCGACAATAACGATCCCGTCTTCGTTTCCATCGTCGTTCCCACCCTCAACGAGGCAGCGAATATTTGCAGTCTGGTGCAGCCGCTGCGCAAATTTCCCGAAGCTGAAATCATCTTTGCCGATGGCGGCAGTTGTGACGGCACGCAACGCGCCATCGCCAGCCAAAACACCGGCGGCAAAATACGTTTGGTGCACGCGCCTTGCAGCCGTGCGCGCCAAATGAACGCCGGAGCCAAAGTGGCGGGGGGGGAATGGCTCATTTTTCTGCACGCCGACACGATTTTGCCCGCGCGTTCGCTGCAAAATTTTCTCCGCTTTGTGCGCGCAAATCCCCAACTGGCGGCGGGCGCCTTCACGTTTCGCGTCGATCATCCGCGCCGGGTTTATCGTTACCTGGAATTCTATGTCGGCCTGCGTTGCCGCTGGTTGAAGCTGCCTTACGGCGATCAAGCTATTTTTGTAAAACGGAAAGTGTTCGAAGAAATCGGCGGTTATTGCGATGATTTTTCGCTGATGGAAGACGTGGACCTGGTACGGCGCTTGAACCAGCGCAACGGTTTTGCGATTCTCAAATTTCCGGTTTATACCTCAGCGCGCCGGTTCGAAGCAGACGGCTACTTGCGGCGCGCGCTCGGGAATTTCTATTTGCAGCTTCTCTATGCGCTCGGCGTGTCCCCATCAAAGCTGGCGGAAAAGTATTGGAAGAAAACGGTGGCACGATCTTGATACATTGGCTTTTTCAGGAGAACACATGTCGATTTCATCATCTCGAATTCTGCCGGAGCCGCACAAGCGTGATCATTGGGAAAAACGCAAAGCCGAGCTGCGCCAAATCCGGAGGCCCGAAGCGCCTGCTACAAAAAACCGCGTGCGACTTTATTAGAAAATTTTTGTCACCCCACCGAAAATAAGTCCGATGGCAAATCCTGATAGGCCAAACTGGAGCAGGTAATATACGGTCTCCACGAGGAGCCAAATTGATAATGAAGTAACATTTTGTTTTGCGGCCTCAGCGATCACCGCGCTGCTGGCAATAAAGACGCCCGCCAGAAGCCCGAACTTGATTCCATTGAGAACAGAACTGTGTCTCTGTGGAAAGAAGCGGTATGCGTATGACAATACGGCGCCCTGGATGAGCATGGCAGAAAAGCCCAAAGGAATAATCGGATTGTCGATTCGGCTAAAAATAGCCAGTTCGTGATACAGGTCTTTGAAAAGGACCAAGTGCCAAACGAATCCAAGGCAGAATGTTATCGCGACGTAAGCCGCCCATGCACCAATGAACTTTCTTGTTTGCACTGTTCACTTCCTTTCTGTGATTTTAATTTTCACGGCACCTCGAAAAGCGGCATGTAGCCTGCTTCTTTTACGAGACGCTGCCCGTTGCGGCTCAACACCCAATCGATAAACTGCTTGGTCAAGCCCTCCGGCTTTTTGATGGTATAGAAATACAAATAGCGCGCGATGGGGTAGATGTCCTTGCGCACAGCTTCTGTCGTGGGACTGATGCCGTTGATTTTGCAATGCACAAGGTGTTGGCCGTACGCGATGCCGCCATAGCCGAGCGCACGGGGATTTTTTTCAATCTCTGCCACAATCGCGGCGGTGGTCGGCATGCTGATGGCATGACTGCCATATGCCTGTCCCTCCAAAACATGCTCTTGAAAATAGAGATGGGTGCCGGAATTCGGCGAACGGCTCAACACCACGATCGCTTCTTCTGAACCTCCCACTTCGCGCCAGTATTTGATCTTGCCGAGGTAAATATCGCGCAGTTGCGCCAGACTCAAATTGCGCACGGGATTATCGGGATGCAGATAGATGCTCAACCCGTCTTTGGCAACGAGGGTGGCCACACCGAGATTTTGCTGGCGCTCGACCAATTGCCGCGCTTCGAGCGAACGCAAGGGGCGTGAGGCCATGCAGATTTCAATCTCGCCTTTGATAAGTGCGTCAAAACCGGTAGCCGTGCCGCCGCCTTCAACATAAACGGCGATGCCGGCATGCCGCTGCATGAATTCCTCCGCCCAGCGTTGCACCAGCGGCACCATCGTGTCCGAGCCTTTGAGGCGAAGTGTATGCGCCGAGGGGCTGAGGGAACGTGTCGCACTGCATGCCAGCAAAGACAGCCAGCAAGACGCCAGGATGAACAGGTGTTTGATCATCAGCGTTGCTCCGCCAGCGATTGCAGCCGGACATTGAGATAAGGCGTTCCTTTTTTCCATTCTGGTGGTGACGCGAGATTGGCGAGGCGATAACAAAAAGCAAAAAGGATTTGAGCATGCTGCTGTGCCGCTTGCAGGTTCATGGGTTGGCTGAGATCATCGAACGGCGTGTGGTAAATGCGCTGGCCCCATTCGATCATGCGTTGCAAACCTGCGTTTGACGGCGTATTGCGATACTTTGTGCCTTCCATAATCAAAATTGCCGGAATGCCGCCGCGCGCAAATGCGATTTGATCCGAACGGCCGAATGAAGCGGCCTCGGCGAACGGCGCGGGTAGCGGCGAGACGCTGAGCCGCTGTCCTTTGATGACTTCTTGCAGCAACTCACCGAGCGTCGAAAGCTCTGCTCCCACGCCGACAACGTCATCGAACGTGTCGAACATTGCCAAGCCATCGATATTGAGGTTGGCGATGGTGCGATATAACGGCACAACGGGATGATCGACATAATAGGTCGAGCCCAACAAGCCTTTTTCCTCGCCGGTCAAAAACAAAAACAGCAGCGAACGTTTGGGTTTCACCGGCAGTCCGGCAAAGGCGCGCGCCATCTCCAGCGTGGCTGCGACGCCAACCGCATTGTCGAACACGCCGTTGTAAATCGAATCGCCCTGCACTGCCGGACCGATGCCGAGATGATCGTAATGCGCCGAGATGATGATATAAGTATGTTTCAACTCGGGATCGCCACCTTCCAGCATGCCAATGACGTTGGCCGCGAGGAAATCGCGTTGTTGGAAGCTGCCGCGAAACGAGGCGGAGACCGGCAGCGCAAAGCTGCGCACGCTATTCATGCGTTCCATCGCGAAAACCTCGGCGAGCGAATGCGGCCCGCCTTCAAACAACGCTTGCGCCGCCGCGGGATTCATGACCACGCTCAAATTACCGGCGGCAGAATACAGCAGGCTGATGTCCTCGAAGGCAAATTGTTCCAGCCAATACTGCCAATTGCGCCCCGCGCCCGAGAGATCACGCAGGGAGGGAATCATGATGCTGCCTACCGCGCCGCGGCTGAGCGCGAGCTTTTGTTTGACTTCGGGGATCGCATAAATGGTTTGGCGTTCGCCTTCAAAATAGGAGAGATCATTCGCCGCCGGCTCGCCGGAGAGAAAAACCACGATTTTTCCGGCGACGTTCATGGTTTGATAATCATTATAATCGTATTCCGGCGCGGTGATGCCATACCCCACAAACACCAGCGGCGCGGGCTTGGGAATGAACGTTTGCGCGCCGGTGTTGTAGAGCAAATAATCACGCCCCAGCACCAAATTCGTCACGCCCGCCTTCGATATAAGTTGAAACTTGGAACCCGCCAGCGGCTTGCTGGCATGCAAAGGAATTTGTTGTTTGTAGGAATGATCTTCGCCCACGGGAAGCAAGCCGAGCCGCTGCAATTGCTGCGCGAGATAGTTGGCCGCCAACTCGCCGCCACGTGTGCCGGTGCCGCGCCCCTCCAGAGAATCATTGCCCAAAAACAAGAGATGCCGGTACAGTGAATCGCCGGAGATGTTCGTCATGGCCGCGCGGGCCGCCTCGTCAAGCCCTTGTGTTTGAGCATTAAACGGTGCGAGGCAAAGCAGTACGGCAATGTGTGCCAAGCATGATTGGTGTCGTGACGCCATCACTTTTCTTTCACCAGGCGCGCGATCCGTTCGGGTAATTCTGCTGTGGCGCAAAAAATCGCCTGAGGAAATTTTTCCTTTGTGGTTTTGATTTTATCCGGTTCGCCGCCGGCAAAAATAATCGGAACGTGTTGCCGCTTTTTTGCTTCCCAAAACCATTCGGCCGCCGTGCGGCCGTGAGAAGGCAGGCGATCAAGAGAAATGATCACCGCGTCCGGCAACGCTTCACCAAATTGTGCCAGTGATTCTATGTTGGCATGGCCGGCCACGTCGTACCCGGCTTTGCGTAGCGGCGCAAGGCGTTCTCGCAATTCAGCTTCGCGCCAATGCAGGTAGAACAGTTTTGCCATCGATTGCGCTTTGTTTCAGTTGGAGTAACCCGGTAGTTGTTGTTCAAATTTCCGAGCTAGCAATCGTATTGCCCGAAATGGTTTTGCCTTGAACCTTTCGCCTCAGTTGTTGCGAACGAAGCCGGCATCTCAAGCCGCCTGATAAGGCTGTAGCGCGTCGAGCAGTTCTGCCGGCACAGGAATGGGTTGAAAGGTTTTGCGATTGATCGCAACGACGATTTCATAGCCCTGGGCGGTAATCTCACCATCGACTTTACGCACAGAGAATTCGAAGCGCAGCGAGCTACGGCCCACATGCCCAACCCAGGTTTCGACCTCGAGAAGATCGTCCAGCAAAGCCGGGCGGTGAAATTCGAAGTGAAGCTGCACCCGCGGCAGCCAAAAATCAAAGCGATCAAACAACACGGAATAGGGCAGCCCGATCTCACGAAAGAATTCGGTTTCAGCGATTTCAAAAAAGCGCACGTATGCGCCGTAGCAAATGATGCCGGCCTGATCAATATCACCCCAACGCACGAACTCGCGCACGCAAAAATGCCGCGGCTTGTTCGACGGAGGCGGCGACTTTGTTTCTGGAAGTTGCATATCGGTGATCTTCATGAAGTAAATCTCACTTCAATGTTTTTCATTCTCAACTCACAAAGCTCGCGAAATATCCCGGTTCAACTCTTGGTGTTTTTTGCACGTTTCGTGGTCAAGAAGTTTGAATCCCCCCCAGTAGAACAAACTTGCTTTAGTTTCCTGTTGCGCGGTCGATGACAACGTAAATCGTTGCGAGCTGAGCTGCCACGGTAACGAAATCGCGCAGCGTGTTCCAACCGCTGCGCTCGCTGCGTGTCGGCACCCAGATTGTGTCGCCGGCGGCCAGCGGGCCGGCATCCTCATCATTCACAATCTCGCCGGTAGCGCGCACGACTTTCACGCGGCTGCGGCTGGCATGCAATCCAAAACCGCCGGCGCGGGCGATGTAGTCGCTCGCCTTCTCTCCCGGGACAAACGGTATGCCGCCCGGCAACCCCACCGCGCCGGTGACATAAACCAGACGGCTTTGCCGCGGAAACTCGATGAGGTCGCCCGGTGCGAGCACAACATCGTGTTGCGCCTCATGGGCCAACAGCAACTTGGCGAAATCAACGCTGATAAGACTGGCTTCCTGGCGGTCACGGTCAAACTTGATTTTTTCATGATCAAAGCGTGTTAGAATTTCTGCCGGGAGCGTTGCCTCTGTTTGTAAGGGAGCATGTTCGAGACGGCGG from Cytophagia bacterium CHB2 encodes the following:
- a CDS encoding DUF1761 domain-containing protein; translated protein: MQTRKFIGAWAAYVAITFCLGFVWHLVLFKDLYHELAIFSRIDNPIIPLGFSAMLIQGAVLSYAYRFFPQRHSSVLNGIKFGLLAGVFIASSAVIAEAAKQNVTSLSIWLLVETVYYLLQFGLSGFAIGLIFGGVTKIF
- a CDS encoding phosphate ABC transporter substrate-binding protein, which encodes MEKRNALSQCPAAIAGGATLMIKHLFILASCWLSLLACSATRSLSPSAHTLRLKGSDTMVPLVQRWAEEFMQRHAGIAVYVEGGGTATGFDALIKGEIEICMASRPLRSLEARQLVERQQNLGVATLVAKDGLSIYLHPDNPVRNLSLAQLRDIYLGKIKYWREVGGSEEAIVVLSRSPNSGTHLYFQEHVLEGQAYGSHAISMPTTAAIVAEIEKNPRALGYGGIAYGQHLVHCKINGISPTTEAVRKDIYPIARYLYFYTIKKPEGLTKQFIDWVLSRNGQRLVKEAGYMPLFEVP
- a CDS encoding DUF3179 domain-containing protein; this translates as VMMTFCPLTGTGLFFRAPDRAANVDRLELLPVVETTWGKWKELYPTTSVISQNTGFNRDYTAYPYGSYRSEQTSPLFPLRTRSYDTRFQPKHIVLGLIEGGVQKAYPFSKLSGKPVVNDQINGRPVLIVSDLSAKLAIPYERNVNGQLLNFTLSSTSPFQMTDNETGSAWNIKGEAVSGSLAGTKLKQIPAYNAFWFAWSVFWPSTQIFE
- a CDS encoding acyl-CoA thioesterase, whose translation is MKITDMQLPETKSPPPSNKPRHFCVREFVRWGDIDQAGIICYGAYVRFFEIAETEFFREIGLPYSVLFDRFDFWLPRVQLHFEFHRPALLDDLLEVETWVGHVGRSSLRFEFSVRKVDGEITAQGYEIVVAINRKTFQPIPVPAELLDALQPYQAA
- a CDS encoding glycosyltransferase, which translates into the protein MQVIAADTATREDRILIDNNDPVFVSIVVPTLNEAANICSLVQPLRKFPEAEIIFADGGSCDGTQRAIASQNTGGKIRLVHAPCSRARQMNAGAKVAGGEWLIFLHADTILPARSLQNFLRFVRANPQLAAGAFTFRVDHPRRVYRYLEFYVGLRCRWLKLPYGDQAIFVKRKVFEEIGGYCDDFSLMEDVDLVRRLNQRNGFAILKFPVYTSARRFEADGYLRRALGNFYLQLLYALGVSPSKLAEKYWKKTVARS
- a CDS encoding M28 family peptidase; amino-acid sequence: MASRHQSCLAHIAVLLCLAPFNAQTQGLDEAARAAMTNISGDSLYRHLLFLGNDSLEGRGTGTRGGELAANYLAQQLQRLGLLPVGEDHSYKQQIPLHASKPLAGSKFQLISKAGVTNLVLGRDYLLYNTGAQTFIPKPAPLVFVGYGITAPEYDYNDYQTMNVAGKIVVFLSGEPAANDLSYFEGERQTIYAIPEVKQKLALSRGAVGSIMIPSLRDLSGAGRNWQYWLEQFAFEDISLLYSAAGNLSVVMNPAAAQALFEGGPHSLAEVFAMERMNSVRSFALPVSASFRGSFQQRDFLAANVIGMLEGGDPELKHTYIIISAHYDHLGIGPAVQGDSIYNGVFDNAVGVAATLEMARAFAGLPVKPKRSLLFLFLTGEEKGLLGSTYYVDHPVVPLYRTIANLNIDGLAMFDTFDDVVGVGAELSTLGELLQEVIKGQRLSVSPLPAPFAEAASFGRSDQIAFARGGIPAILIMEGTKYRNTPSNAGLQRMIEWGQRIYHTPFDDLSQPMNLQAAQQHAQILFAFCYRLANLASPPEWKKGTPYLNVRLQSLAEQR
- a CDS encoding DUF547 domain-containing protein, with protein sequence MFNTRGEVMLTHFFRRPANFKRMITALLAAGAIAFTVPAPSRTAMPPARPNGIEHTLFTQVLADHVKDGAVDYKAIKTDPRFPQYIAVLQKSNPEALTGEEKLAFWINAYNAFTIQYVLDKYPVKSLMNKLSYVTGGGTFKTKFIKINSRKYSLNDIENDIIRPMGDPRIHFALVCGAKSCPPLRAEAYVAGRLSEQMNEQGRLFISQSDKNRFDFEKNEIAISKIFDWFKDDFRKNGKSELEFISHYLPPEQAQKLLARSATIKVKYTEYDWDLNE